GTAGAAGAAATAAAGGTGCTTCCAGTAATATGGGGTTCTTAAAGGCCTAAAAATCGCAACCCTACAGATACTTCTGGGATgtgcagaatgaaaagaaaacttaTAGACACTCaaggtgtattttaaaatatatactgaaCTAGAAAACCTCTGTGTTGCAACAAGTTTTACCTCATCATTTAGCCAGTGAAGGTTCCTTAGTGTGTGGATGTCCTCACGGGTGACCTTTAGTTTGAAGGCACTGCTCATGATCTCATTGGGCTCACCTTCGTTAAATGCAGCAGTGACCTCTCTCTCCATGGCCTGAAACAAATGGCAAATGGCTCAGAAAGGTTCTGAGCATGCTAACCTGTAGACAGCATTCAAATTCAAGCCTGTTAAAGCCTGTCAAGTTAGGTTCAGGTGACAGAATAACCCTGGAGCTTGGAAACAGCAACAGTGTTTCAGATCAGAGGATTAGTGGCTTTGTCAGCTTTTTACTGAGTTATGAATGGCAGTTGTTTCAGAGTCCTAGCTTTGAAGCTCAGGTTGTTTcaatttgctttcacaacggaAGCTGATATAAAACATGCAGAGCAGCAAGCACAATAAAGCAGCTGAAGAATGAGCAGAAATACAGCAAACACCTCTTCTCTCACATAAAGCTGGAGCCCTTGCAACACTGATGCTTATGCCAACCACAATAGGCATTCTCCACACCAAAGCAGGTAAGACAGGAGCCTGAAAAAAcctgaaggtggtgagcttcaaagggaatggAAGCGACAGCAAAAAGGGAAACCAAGGTAACTACACCAGAGTCATGCAATTAGAAGTCTGCGTTGTGCATCTGACTGGTTGCAACATGGATGCCTGCATCTAAGTTTGCGTAGGGAATGCAAATAAATCATTGGGCCTGTTAGTATAAAATACTCCGATCTGCAATAGCATCTCCTTGACTGAATCTGAGatagcaaaatgagaaaaacacctttttttccccttgtattgAAGCATTACTTTGCAGACTTTGGTAAAACTTTGATTTGCTAGTCCCTTGCATGTCAGTTGTCAACGGGCCAAAAAGGAAGAGCTCAGTTAGATCAGCAGGACTGTAACTCCAAAGAATAAAAGCAGCCTAAGTTCATACGAGGAAGGGAACTAGAACTTCCAAGCCCTGTTGGATATAGTTAGTAAGTTAACTCCTATGATCCCTGTTATACACAGTGCAACCATGGCCAGTGCACGTGTGACTGAGGTCCTGAGGACATGTGCAAGATGCTCAGGTTCCCCATAAGTAATGCAACATTGTGGATCAGCAAAGCTTACTCTTCAGGACCTATTTGCACGGCAGGACAGGTTAAGAGGcaaagacagtaaaacagcatGGACTAGTCAAGCAAACAAATGTGTGTTAAATATGGTCCTTGGTAGACTGTTTTTAAACCTGGACCTGTTGCTGGCCTGCTCACAGAAGTCCCACAAACCCTTATGTTAGCATAACTTAAGGAGTTGCGGACCATACTAAGCCTTTAAAACCAGCTTTATTGCTGACCCTGGCATTATGAAGTCACGGCTACAGAAACTTAGTAACAGGTTAAATACAAGCCCTTAAGACTTCAAAAAGCCTTAAGAACCACCGGTAACAGATAGAGTCACTCATGGCTGTTTCAAAGCTTTCTGCTTTGAGCAAACAGAACTATGGTACCTCTGTGAGTGGAGAAAGACCTTCTACTCTTTTTTCTGAGCTTGGGAATTTCTTCTCTTCCACATCAAGGGCAGATGACTTTCTGGACAAAACAGGAGCCAGACGTAATCTAAACGACACTTCTTCTGAGATTTCAGCCCCACGCTGTCTCTGTTAGACAAAAGGACATCAAGCTAGCAAACAAATACAGATTTGCTTGGCTTGGGAATAATGCAGAATGTCTTGCTCATGTATAAAAATGGAAGGATATTTTTTACATGCTTCCAAACAGCAAACTCCAAAGTTAGTTTTACTGATACTACATTGAAACTACATCCAAAATTTAATAGAGTCAAGACAGCCAGAAGGTTGGTTTGatttgaactaacattaagaagcTCAGAAAGCCTCCCTATGTAAGTATCAAGTTGAGACTGAGATTAATCTTTCTTATTTCCATGGATAAACTTTTATTTCCGATTTCAATCCTGATCAGAGATGAAAGTCAGAGATGTACCTCCTATCTCTCAAAACAAGAGGAGGCTAAAGATGATGTAGACTAGTACTGCAGGTCAGCTAAGCTTGTGCACTACAGGCTTTGAAGTTTTacccaaaagaaaagaggaaaaaacaaaaacagtatagTGCAGTGCGCTCATAATAGTTCAGAAATAAGTTTCCTGCTGCCATTAATTTTTTGTGAAAGCACTATTCACTGAATaatcctccccccttccctggggaaaaaaacactggaaTAAGTACATAACTTACCTAGCAACATATGTAAGGATAGAGTGCAGAAATTCATGATCGAAAACACTCagtcatattttataaataatgaacTACTAAATAACACAAGCTTACCCCTGCACTGGCCTGTTTCACTGGTCTTCCCTGTTCATGAGAATTTTCTGCCGCTGTGTAGTacctgagagaaggaaagaaagaaaggagttgTTTCCAGTGTTGTCGCATTTAATTCTGCAGAACCCATCTTCTGgttaagaaatgctttttgcaGAGCTGAATCTGACTATAACCTCAGTGGCACACATGAACAAGAGAAGACATTATCTCAACTTCCAGCACCATTCTTTTGGAGCAGCAAAAGTAGGATAGAAGAAAGAGCTGGGAGCCTTTCCAACTTTTTTCCCATCAGTATATGCAAGATTCCTTTTGTTTCTCTATCAGTTTCATtatttggaaaacaaggaagCAACCAACACCACCTCTATAACGTGCTTTGGGATATACTGGTGAGAAATACTGCAAGCCAGGCGTTATACTGCAAGGTATAACATAAGTATTTGCAACTGTACTTGCATCCAAGTATAGTTAGCTTACTGAAACTAAGACCAGCACATTCAGTTAAAAATGGACAGCTAGAAGATGTTTACTTGCCTTTTATAGGCTAGTCAAGAGAGTGACTATCCCCATTTGGAAAGGATTATCATTAAAACAACGCGGACTCTGAAGAGCAAGCAAATACACAGACATTAAAGTTGTCCGTTTACAGGTCCCTTTTCCTCCAAAAACAAGCATTTGCATTGTCCTCGAAGATTCCCCCTTTCCAGGGGGAAGGCCTACAACAGACTCTCATGGTATCCCACACTCATTGTGCTTTAAAGGCATTCAATCCAGCATGGTAAGAGTAGATATCGCAAGCCTTGCCGAATGACTTCAGTTAGTAGCTAAATctgcaaaaaaggcaagaaaatgttccttttacTTGAACCCATCATattctcagttattttgtttccttctctcccttgagTTTAGAGGAACTGCTGACAGTTTGAGCACAGGAACAGTGCTGCACAGCTGAATGTAGCGCTAGCTTTTAAAGCAGGGAGAATAATAGGGCCAGAATCAGccagaaaaagcaggactgccaCAGCTAAGTCTCTCTGTTCCCACCTCCACTTTCTCCCCTTTTTGTTTAAGGAACGGTCACTGCAAAAAGATGTGTAGATCAGACTGCCATAGAAAATCTCTCCCAGTGACTGTACTTACTGCAGCCAAAACCAGTTTTCCTGCAACAACACAAAGCCAACTGAACTCATACTGCCTCCTGCTCAGATGACTAATGCAAAGGAGTTCACTCAAAGTCTCTCTCAAACAGACAACCCAACTGCACGCTTCCTTTTCAGTCTCATATTCAAACCCAAAGCATCCTGTAAGTTACAGAAACTGCCTCAGTCCCACTAGGCTTTACAAGGTTCCTCATCCTGATGCTTAGGATACTAGCTTCAaagtgaaagaagggaaaagtcgACTTGGTAATGGTTAGGCAGAAAGACACCTGCAAGGGATGAAGATGGCTACATTCCCTGCAAATGCAAGGACAGCTTGGCAATGCCACCACTTCCATCCTCTGCTGACTCTCTTCCCCTAGCAAAGGACTTGGCATAATCAGCAAACTCcacaccagcacaggccctgttGGTCAAACAGATGGGCTTagcatgggagctgcacttgcGATGCAACTGGCTTGTGAACAATTCCAGACTCACAAGGTAGCTCCTCCTGTTCCACAACCCTGAGAcaggaaatacaatttttttccttctggacacTACTCGaggcagaaacacacacacacacagagccaaaaGAAGCAAGAACCATGATTAAAAGCCATGCTTAATGTACCTGATCATATCATTTTTCTGCAACCACTGTGGGCCACAAGCATCAGCACATTTGATACCTGCACAGAAAGATGGGAAAGCATtagcagagaaacaaaaaggCTATTTTTAATTGCAAGGAGACATACATGGTTCTCAGTTTATGGGTGATAACACAAAAAACTTCTAATAATGACCGGATGGTTAGAAAGTTTGAACTCTGGCAAACACACCTCTTGAATGTCATGTGCAAGTTTATGAGAACTGAAGCAGGAAATGTACTAAGTTTTAAAGCCTAGACTGcatacttgaaaaaaatttagTGATTTTTACAATAACTGCACACAGCCCCCAGCTCAGAAGCATAGACTGTCACTTTGCACCACAAAGCAAGCTTTCCCCAAATTTTAGTACCAACTCAGAGATAATTTCAAAACCCATACAATTGTGTAATAAAGTCACAGATGTGTACAAAGAACTGATGAACTATTAAGTaacaaataataggaaaaaaaccctgattggGACAGTATTAAATGTATATACATGAACACATGACATTATAACAGTGCTGGgtacaaaagaaaatagtttatcaGCAAACCAGTCTAACCAGCCCACTCTGCAGGAGACAACTAAGGTCACCGTAAGTAGTTATATATCTTCAGTATGCTAGAGAAGATAGATAAAAGAAACTAACTTTATATAAACAATGGTATTGTGCCCATCCAGAAAAGATGTAATTAGCTTGTTTGGTCTGGAAGCTCTGCTACCAGGAGAATGGTCAACTACAGCATTAAAAAGGGATTAAAGAGTAACATATAATCCCATCTCTAAGCTAAATAAAAGGCACCTAAGGGTGCACAATTAATTTATTATACTCTACTACCACAAACAGCCGGATACTAAAAAGTTTACTACTGTGCAAGTGTAGAGTTATGTCTACACCATCATTAACACGGTATTGGCTCTCAGGCGCAATTTTAACAAACCTTCTCACGCCAACAAAAgacttacaaagccacttcagctagtaagtgtgtgtgtgtgcgtgtgtgcgtgtgtgcgtgtgtgtgtgtgtgtgtgtgtgtatttttttctttccttccagaaaGAGCTTGTTTCGTTTTAAGAACTGACATAAGCTATACCAGCATAAATGCTCTAACCCACCTAGAGTTCCTTATAAAGGGACACAGCTTGACAATACAGTAGTACCAACAAATCTTTTTAGTATAGACTACCTTCAAGACTTAAGGAAATGCCCTGCTTGATTAAGTCTACCTACGAAATGGAACAGATATGAATCACAGGGATACTCACTGGTTTTTAGTGTCATACACTGGTAGATGTCTTCTCCACGCCTTTGTTCTTCCAGATGACTTGCAGACGTCACTGGTTCCTTCGAGGAGGCTTGAGCACTTTGATGCAGCAAGAAAcgcaagagaaaaataagaatttctatACATACGGTGTTTGCTATCGGTGCATACCAATACACTAAAAAGAATACAGTTTATTTCTACATGATTGTCTACACTACAGAGTTGGAGACTATAAATTAAGGAAATAGAagcttgtaaaataaaattaggttGTTCAGTCCATTAACAGAAACGTGCATCTCCCACACTGGTTTCATCACAAAATGCAAAAGGCATTCTGTTAACAGGCAGTTTACAGTCAAAAGCCTGGTTACTTTCAAATCACACACACTGAAGATACAGGAGTCAAATTTTCTGACAATGACAGGAACTATCTGCTATGGCTACGTCTACTTTAGAAAGCAGTACGGCTCAAAAGGAATGGATCTGCAAGGGAAACAGTTGACATTGAGAACACAATGTCCACAACATACACATTTCAGGGATGTTTTACTTGAGCCTAGCTCTACGAGGACTTCAGGGACTAAATGCCTACTCACAGTTGGAGTGCATTAGATGCACTCAATAAGAACCCCTTCTGGTTTAGCTTCATCTGAAAGAAACCTATTTCACATGCTCCAAGAATGCTCTGCGATATGAACCAAAGCACAGAAGTCGATGATTGAGATATCAGATGCCAGAAACCGGGTCTTGATCCGCCCTAAAATGCTAATGCAGGTGCACCAAGAATGAtttgaaacactgttttccaCATCATTTTCAATCACCAGAATGTTTAAATGTGCTGTGCTGTTTTGATCTGAAGTCACGCGTTTACATGTTTTCTAGCTGTGAACCACCAAATGGAGATTTGGGCTTTTTCTGAGCTTATGGGAACAATCCAGGTCTTGGAGCATTTAAGAGAAACTACAAGAAGGGACGGCATTTTCTACCATCTTACTATGTAGAAAGGCATGCTGGAATTTAGCACTATCTTGGCATCAGCATTTTACAACAACTAGTCCCCCTTCTGCACAGCTTTGAAATATAACTATTCCACCAAGAGAggtgtttttattattactattatttatttatttatttatttttacacacactGGCATAGTTAATTTAGCGTCCTGACACTGACACAGCTATAAAGATACCAATATACTTATAACTGGTATATAAGAATCAAAAGTACCCACAAGATTCCTTTTTTGGCTGCTTCAAGCCCTGGGATTCTACATGCAGGACAGCGATGGCATTTTGTGTACTGCAAAAAGAGACCTTCCTACTCAAGTGCgtgagaaggatttgcagggTAGGGGGGACGCAGGGACAGAAATCTGGCATTTCCTGGGTTTAAGTTAAGCTTCACATTCTCAAATAAAACAGGACTCCTGACCAAGAAAAAACTCAACAATTCCAAATGAGAGGAAGATAACTTCTAGTATAAAAATCCAGGGCACTGACTGTAGCACCATTAAAAAGAATGTACGCTACTAGGAACGCTTACCTAAACTAGATACTGTCTTAATGCAGATACAATAAAGGAGTATCAGAACCAGAAATACACTCATACCAACTAACAAATCTTCACCTTTAGAATATACCTTCTTAGAATATTCATGCTTCAGCTTGGGGGCCGggagggaagggtttttttttttattgttttgttttaaaggccaTAAAATACTTCTAACCTTAAGCAACACTGTGGCATATTACAAAACAGTTTGCCCCAACACCTGCTCTGGGACACTATCCAGAATCCTGAGACTGCAAAAGATgaattccctcccccttcccatttaTAGCAGCTACAAAGTTGCTACTAAAAAGTTAGCGTTCTTTTTTCTATAATTACTTGCAGAAGTTTGTAGATTGAGGAATTGGGCAGCTTCTAGGATACTTTTCCTTTACTAGTTTCAAGAGTCCTTTGCATTTCTCCTTTTCACCTCTCTGGACATCCTagcagaaggggggaaaaaacaaaacaaaacaaaaacacacattatAACCACTGCATATGAAGCAGCACAATACTTGTAATAGAAAATTGGTACAGACTGCACAGGTGTTCCCAGAATCCTGGCAGTCTCCAGTTTTATTTTAGCAGGAATTCCCACACCCTCATTCCTCTTTAGGTGTGGTCTGCACTTCTTGCATaataattctggttagcacgCACTCCTGTCAATACACACAACTACCACGTTGCTGTGAGTCCCCAAGGTGATATCTTAACCATATTCCACAGTTCCTCCAATACTTCTTCAATATAAGCTAGGTTTATCAAATATTTTCCAACAGTTGCTTCAGATACTGGGAGGAAAGGACAGGGCAGGGCTTCTCAGTCCTTCAACTAAGTACCATCAGCAATTGTGCCATTTTTACCTGCACCATCCATTTAAGGTTGCTACGTAAAGACAGCACTTGAGTTAGGTTAAGgacaaaatactgaaacaagAATTCTAGTCAACCCTGCAACAAAAATATACTCAGGGACAAGGCAGTACAGTTTAACTGCTAAGTGAAACTGCCTAGGGTTCCTCCCCCAGCACATCACTTCCACAAGAACGGGTTAAAATTCAGTCTTTTGGCAACCCAAGGACTGCTCTATTTCAAGATCTGATGCACACAACAGCAAATAAAACATTATACACTGACTTTCAGAAGCGTCCCTTCAATTTCATTCGCTATATCCATTGCACTGAATGTTACAAAATTCACTTCAGCGAAGATACAGTTCTGTTGCAACTATTAAGTTACTCGATTTCAAAAGACACCTTTCTCATCAAGCTTACCTCTTCAGCCGTACAAAAAGGCCTCCCCGTTTTGCCAGATTCTGATGTTGTGGATTCTAGCATAGTGTGCTCCCTAATGGGTGGCCTCAGCGTTAAGGCGTCTTCTAGAGTTGGTTTGATCCGGTGTTTGCCATTCCTGCTTGCGCTAAAAATACCAATGGCAAAAGAAATAATAACATTCAAGTAAGCATCTCCCAATTCAAGTTGCACCAACGACCATTTTGTAAAGCATGCACATTGATTATGATGGAGACAGACATGAGATGTTTGTGACTTTCAGGTAAGACTTGCTATCATCAAATACTCAGTGGGAAAGCATGAGAAGTTCTGCACAGGAAAAATTCTCCAAGCAAACTGCTACTCTCAGGGTCATTTCCACAGCAGTCCATGCCCTGAGTCATTACAGAAGATCAAAGATCCATGCAGGTGTGTTATTCATGTCATCAGAACTTCAGGTGTTCTAAAAGCCAGCACGCTGAAgcatagctgctgcttttctcgtCATGGTAATCCCAAGCTGGGACACACACAAGACTACCAATCTAATTTTGAGACCGGGAGGCAAACAGTGAATGTGTGAAATCACATCCTGACccattccttccctcttccaaCTATTTCTAACTCTGAGGTAAGCGTACAAGCAATGCTTCAGCGTCACCCAAACAATAagcagaaacaaatgcaaagtcAAGATCAGCCCTCTTATTAAATCACGAACTATTTTATGCTCAACA
The sequence above is a segment of the Apteryx mantelli isolate bAptMan1 chromosome 9, bAptMan1.hap1, whole genome shotgun sequence genome. Coding sequences within it:
- the LOC136992635 gene encoding sentrin-specific protease 2-like encodes the protein MLQVDKMPCGSNTRLNKAALSLSHKTIPCLSASRNGKHRIKPTLEDALTLRPPIREHTMLESTTSESGKTGRPFCTAEEDVQRGEKEKCKGLLKLVKEKYPRSCPIPQSTNFCNAQASSKEPVTSASHLEEQRRGEDIYQCMTLKTSIKCADACGPQWLQKNDMIRYYTAAENSHEQGRPVKQASAGRQRGAEISEEVSFRLRLAPVLSRKSSALDVEEKKFPSSEKRVEGLSPLTEAMEREVTAAFNEGEPNEIMSSAFKLKVTREDIHTLRNLHWLNDEIINFYMNLLVERNKKERYPALYAFSTFFYPKLISGGYKAVKRWTRGVDLFKQDLILVPIHLRVHWALAVIDVRRKSIKYFDSVGQKGDKICETLIRYLQEESKEKRNLELSLSEWILRSMESHEIPQQLNGSDCGVFMCKYADYISRDKPITFTQNNMPYFRRKMVWEIIHQQLL